A part of Scleropages formosus chromosome 3, fSclFor1.1, whole genome shotgun sequence genomic DNA contains:
- the LOC108935187 gene encoding disabled homolog 1-like: MRQRTCFEEEQGPNRMSAETELQSAVRPSVRKDSRKKGQDRTEAGLIKRFKGDGVRYKAKLIGIDEVTAARGDKLCQDSMMKLKGIAAAGRSKGEHKQKVFLTVSFGGIKIFDERSGILQHHHAVHEISYIAKDITDHRAFGYVCGKEGHHRFVAIKTAQSAEPVILDLRDLFQLIYEIKQREELEKKAQKDKQCEQAVYQTILEDDVEDPVYQYIVFEAGLEPIRDPQSEESVYQVPTSQQKEGVYDVPKRHPLSNGQLMVQIDEDISLVCQNINQLELFGDMSTPPDITSPSTPASPANTLGPGVAHQPPSELFASFSPASVPSGYVTMGAVQATQWGQQPFAAQAPMAFGVQPPVQVAQVIPGAQPMMWGQAGLFPATQQQWAAMAGAFPQAAFMPTQPVGPLPAAMFPSLAPVAAAALTPTCERPAGPVSSPVHTDRSRQKMSKEMFKDFQMAKPPTTSTRKTDQPCLASTSDAFSSYFNRVGTAQDNDDCDDFDISQLNLTPVTSTTPSTNSPPTPAPRQSSPSKSSTSHASDPPTDDSFGEAEGSPSRSGEDDALCSSPPAPPRQADGSRSPPAEPPSEPASPQGGS; the protein is encoded by the exons GCCAGGACCGCACCGAGGCGGGGCTGATCAAACGCTTCAAAGGGGATGGGGTCCGCTACAAGGCCAAGCTGATCGGGATTGACGAGGTCACGGCCGCACGGGGGGACAAGCTGTGCCAAGACTCCATGATGAAGCTTAAG GGAATTGCTGCTGCAGGACGTTCCAAAGGAGAACACAAGCAAAAAGTCTTTCTAACTGTCTCATTTGGAGGTATCAAGATCTTTGATGAAAGGTCAGGG ATCCTTCAGCATCATCATGCGGTCCATGAGATCTCCTACATTGCCAAGGACATCACGGACCACCGTGCTTTTGGCTACGTCTGTGGGAAAGAAGGCCACCATAGATTTGTTGCCATTAAGACAGCTCAGTCG GCTGAGCCTGTGATCCTTGACCTGCGTGACCTCTTCCAGCTGATTTATGAGATCAAGCAGCgtgaggagctggagaagaaggccCAGAAGGACAAACAGTGTGAGCAGGCTGTTTACCAG ACGATTTTGGAGGATGACGTGGAAGACCCCGTGTACCAG TACATTGTGTTTGAGGCTGGACTCGAGCCCATCCGTGACCCCCAATCAGAAGAGAGCGTATATCAG GTTCCCACAAGTCAGCAGAAGGAAGGGGTCTATGATGTTCCAAAACGGCATCCACTAAGT AATGGGCAGCTGATGGTGCAGATTGACGAGGACATTAGCTTGGTCTGCCAG AACATAAACCAGTTAGAGCTTTTTGGTGACATGTCCACCCCTCCTGACATCACTTCACCTTCA ACCCCTGCTTCACCTGCCAACACGCTGGGTCCTGGAGTTGCCCATCAACCCCCGTCTGAACTCTTCGCTTCATTCAGCCCTGCCTCTGTGCCCTCAG GTTATGTCACCATGGGAGCCGTCCAGGCGACCCAGTGGGGCCAGCAGCCATTCGCAGCCCAGGCTCCCATGGCATTTGGGGTTCAACCACCAGTGCAGGTTGCTCAGGTCATCCCTGGGGCTCAACCCATGATGTGGGGCCAGGCAGGCCTCTTCCCTGCCACCCAGCAGCAGTGGGCTGCTATGGCAGGTGCCTTCCCTCAGGCTGCCTTCATGCCGACACAACCTGTGGGTCCGCTACCAGCCGCCATGTTCCCAAGCCTGGCCCCTGTGGCAGCTGCTGCCCTGACCCCCACCTGCGAACGCCCAGCTGGGCCCGTCTCGAGCCCTGTGCACACAGACCGGTCCCGGCAGAAGATGAGCAAGGAAATGTTCAAGGATTTCCAGATGGCTAAGCCGCCCACCACATCGACCCGCAAGACTGATCAGCCTTGTCTGGCCAGCACCTCCGATGCCTTCTCCAGCTACTTCAACCGTGTGGGCACAGCGCAGGACAATGACGACTGTGACGACTTTGACATATCACAGCTGAACCTGACGCCTGTCACCTCAACCACACCCTCCACCAACTCAC CCCCCACTCCGGCTCCGCGACAGAGCTCTCCCTCAAAGTCCTCCACCTCCCACGCCAGTGATCCCCCCACTGACGACTCCTTCGGGGAGGCAGAAGGTAGCCCCAGTCGGAGCGGGGAGGACGATGCT CTCTGCTCCTCCCCTCCCGCTCCCCCTCGCCAGGCCGACGGCTCGCGGTCTCCCCCTGCAGAGCCCCCCTCGGAGCCCGCCAGCCCGCAGGGCGGTAGCTAG